The window TTTCAATGGCATTGATTACCCTGGTGGCAAACCAACAGGAAGATTCAGTAATGTGAAAAATGCTGCTGATTTTCTTGCTGAAAACGTTGGTTTACCAACACCTACACCGTATTTTTCGAACAAGGATAGCCTCTTTATGGAAGGTGTAAGCTTTACCTCGGGAGGAGCTGGAATTTTAAACAGCACCAAtggaactccttttgatatttgcAAGTGGACGGAAAgctcaaaaagagaaaaaaaaagaaagataaaatttAAGAGAAACAGTCACGTTACTGTTCAAGTCCTATGGAGAAGAAGGCTCATTTTATGTCTAATGGCTAGGGGTGAGGGATTGTCAACAGAATCGGCTCAGATATGTTAAGTCcctcacttctttcttttggcatggtctaaatTATACGGAAGAAaagagcaaacacacagtttccataaattactctattcataaaaatagtagaggtgtctatattcttgattcccccttaaaaatattattatcttctgttcgtgggtctcagaataatacacagttgaaaaagtttatccggaaggaatattgagattattatgtatttttcatgcatttcactcatttatacatgtgcattgacccatgaccagatgacgttatatacgcgtatatatgtaaatatatgtatatgggatatgagaaaaggttacgacgttatatacgcgccaccacctgatcagctggtatacgttgatgattttgcccacagtggcaccatatgacgttatatacgcgtatatatgtaaatatatgtatatgggatatggaaaaaggttacgacgttatatacacaccaccacttgatcagctggaatacgttgataatttgcccacagtggccgagatgatatgatgggatgccctcacaggcttgataatgttatgaatacatgtacctatgcacgacatgacatacatatgcatatgcatgatactatgaatatttcattatttacaaagttattctaGTTCTAAAAATGAAGTTTGTTCTTAGGCAAgttcttttatttctttgtttttccAGTTGATGTGATTTCAGATATatgaatttccttgttgcaaGATAACAGAAAATACATGgctaataaagaaaagaaatttacATGTGCATTATAGTATTGGtaaattttctaaagaaaatgaAAGTAGTAATTGTTGAACAGTTGTATAGGAGATATAACTTCCAAAAGTGCAAGTGttgattttaaaatttcagtCTTTCCTTTTGTGGGATAAGGCCTTTAATAAATCACTATGATAACATTTCAGACCGAATTAATAATTTAGGTCTTACGTGTTAGCCAAAATTATTCGAAGCTTTATTCTGTTGTCAATAGTTTCATTTCTAATACTCTAGATTATTTTGCATAGGCCTGAATTTTTGTC is drawn from Nicotiana tabacum cultivar K326 chromosome 22, ASM71507v2, whole genome shotgun sequence and contains these coding sequences:
- the LOC142176128 gene encoding GDSL esterase/lipase At5g55050-like — translated: MAAFSSDKTKLLCSCGLIALVLLLQLNMSRSQKVTAMYVFGDSQVDVGNNDYFQTIFRANFPFNGIDYPGGKPTGRFSNVKNAADFLAENVGLPTPTPYFSNKDSLFMEGVSFTSGGAGILNSTNGTPFDICKWTESSKREKKRKIKFKRNSHVTVQVLWRRRLILCLMARGEGLSTESAQIC